One genomic region from Deinococcus budaensis encodes:
- a CDS encoding helix-turn-helix transcriptional regulator, protein MGGKQQEDARLHNRLAALRAERGLSRSQLAAAVGVNPQSVGFIERGDYGPSLVLALKIAAVFELPVEAVFSLAPLPPLSAQVYGKDSKKELV, encoded by the coding sequence ATGGGGGGAAAACAGCAGGAAGACGCCCGCTTGCACAATCGGTTGGCGGCCCTGCGTGCCGAACGTGGCCTCTCACGGAGCCAACTGGCTGCTGCTGTCGGCGTGAACCCTCAGTCGGTCGGCTTTATCGAGCGGGGGGATTACGGCCCCAGCTTGGTCCTCGCCTTGAAGATCGCCGCTGTGTTCGAGCTGCCGGTCGAGGCGGTCTTCTCCCTCGCGCCGCTGCCGCCGCTGAGCGCGCAGGTCTACGGCAAAGACAGCAAAAAGGAGCTTGTATGA
- a CDS encoding metal ABC transporter solute-binding protein, Zn/Mn family yields MRRWLTPLAALSLTACASPPTAREDGRVQVVTTVNMISDLASQIGGERVRVTGLMGPGVDPHLYKASAGDVRRLAGADLVLYGGLHLEGKMVDILAALNARVPSVAVSEAIPEEKLLGLGGAHDPHVWFDPTLWAYAARATAEALTRVDPAGRELYAANLNRYLGELADLDRWTAAQFRTVPQRQRVLVTAHDAFGYLSRRYGVEVQGLQGISTVAEAGGQRVRALAQFLDERGVKAVFVESTVSPRTVQAVREAARARGHTVDLGGQLYADAAGEAGTPEGTYLGMVRHNVETIVEALK; encoded by the coding sequence ATGAGGCGCTGGCTCACGCCGCTGGCCGCCCTCTCCCTGACCGCCTGCGCCTCGCCCCCCACCGCGCGCGAGGACGGCCGGGTGCAGGTCGTGACCACCGTGAACATGATCAGCGACCTCGCCTCCCAGATCGGCGGCGAGCGGGTGAGGGTGACCGGGCTGATGGGGCCGGGCGTCGATCCGCACCTCTACAAGGCGTCGGCGGGCGACGTGCGCCGTCTGGCGGGCGCGGACCTGGTGCTGTACGGCGGCCTGCATCTGGAGGGCAAGATGGTGGACATCCTGGCCGCCCTGAATGCCCGGGTGCCCAGCGTGGCCGTCTCAGAGGCCATTCCGGAGGAGAAGCTGCTGGGGCTGGGCGGCGCCCACGACCCCCACGTCTGGTTCGACCCGACCCTGTGGGCCTACGCCGCGCGCGCGACCGCGGAGGCGCTGACGCGGGTGGACCCCGCCGGGCGGGAGCTGTACGCGGCGAACCTCAACCGTTACCTGGGCGAGCTGGCCGACCTCGACCGCTGGACCGCCGCGCAGTTCCGTACGGTGCCCCAGCGGCAGCGGGTCCTCGTGACCGCCCACGACGCCTTCGGCTACCTGTCGCGGCGCTACGGGGTGGAGGTGCAGGGGCTTCAGGGCATCAGCACCGTGGCGGAGGCGGGGGGGCAGCGGGTGCGCGCGCTGGCGCAGTTTCTGGACGAGCGCGGCGTGAAGGCCGTCTTTGTCGAGTCCACCGTCTCGCCGCGCACGGTGCAGGCGGTGCGCGAGGCGGCCCGCGCCCGGGGCCATACGGTCGACCTCGGCGGGCAGCTGTACGCCGACGCCGCCGGGGAGGCCGGCACGCCCGAAGGCACCTACCTGGGCATGGTGCGCCACAACGTCGAGACCATCGTGGAGGCCTTGAAATGA
- a CDS encoding GNAT family N-acetyltransferase, whose protein sequence is MIVRSFRQADAPAVARLVTASVRGQWSYTPQQFRESSDLLRVRLVAERGSEVVATAHLSPFGPGAPDALRLDLAGDPAAFLALYLAEWARRPPGFTRLLGVTREDWPEAGAFFQVAGFRNAWQSWGAHLGLRDFSPARFARLEERLYLAGYGPERLPAHAPEADWAALSALHLLGLADAPRNPATTPDPLTLADLRDTVRRGAGRRRPSSPGTGGKSWPARG, encoded by the coding sequence GTGATCGTCCGGTCCTTCCGGCAGGCCGACGCGCCCGCCGTCGCCCGGCTGGTCACGGCGAGTGTGCGGGGGCAGTGGAGCTATACGCCGCAGCAGTTCCGCGAATCCAGCGACCTGCTGCGGGTGCGCCTCGTCGCCGAGCGCGGGAGCGAGGTGGTGGCCACCGCCCACCTCTCCCCCTTCGGCCCCGGCGCGCCGGACGCGCTGCGCCTCGACCTGGCGGGCGACCCGGCGGCCTTCTTGGCACTGTACCTCGCGGAGTGGGCGCGGAGGCCGCCCGGCTTCACCCGGCTGCTGGGGGTCACCCGCGAGGACTGGCCGGAGGCCGGGGCCTTCTTTCAGGTGGCGGGCTTTCGCAACGCCTGGCAGTCGTGGGGGGCGCACCTGGGGCTGCGTGACTTCAGTCCGGCCCGTTTCGCCCGGCTGGAAGAGCGCCTCTACCTGGCGGGGTACGGGCCAGAGCGTCTGCCCGCGCACGCCCCGGAGGCCGACTGGGCGGCCCTCTCTGCGCTGCATCTGCTTGGTCTGGCGGACGCGCCGCGTAATCCGGCGACCACGCCCGACCCGCTGACGCTGGCGGACCTGCGGGACACCGTACGGCGCGGCGCGGGGAGGAGGCGGCCTTCGTCACCCGGTACCGGGGGGAAATCGTGGCCTGCACGCGGCTGA
- a CDS encoding DUF1501 domain-containing protein, giving the protein MTLDRRDFLKYSALAVAATSGMPGFLARAATQPGGASGKTLVVVQLTGGNDGLNTLVPYSNGAYYAARPNIAIPKKDVLTLTPDLGMHPALKPLTGLWDAGHLAWMENVGYPNPTRSHFASMAIWHTADPTQAQAEGWIGRIAEQIGDPFCASNLGGVAPQALRASEFSLPSIDSVDSFQVKLPAGLEGAFGQMLGAPRTGEAAYLGEATRRMLANTGAVQKNVSKYKAGAKYPGGRFASQLRDAARLIAAGTGQRVLYVSLGGFDTHAGQRAEQDELLAQLASGLAAFQADLEAQGLADRVLVMGFSEFGRRVAENASAGTDHGQGSVMFALGQGVRGGVHGSSPDLEDLADGDIKYRQDFRGVYAGALTGWLGLDAREILRGDFAGPPWLA; this is encoded by the coding sequence ATGACCCTGGACCGACGTGACTTCCTGAAATACTCCGCGCTGGCGGTGGCCGCCACCAGCGGGATGCCCGGCTTCCTGGCGCGGGCGGCGACCCAGCCGGGCGGGGCGAGCGGCAAGACGCTCGTCGTGGTGCAGCTCACCGGCGGCAACGACGGCCTCAATACCCTGGTGCCCTACTCCAACGGCGCGTACTACGCCGCGCGGCCCAACATCGCCATCCCCAAAAAGGACGTGCTGACGCTGACGCCTGACCTGGGGATGCACCCGGCGCTGAAGCCCCTGACGGGCCTGTGGGACGCCGGACACCTCGCCTGGATGGAGAACGTGGGCTACCCCAACCCCACGCGGTCGCACTTCGCCTCCATGGCGATCTGGCACACCGCCGACCCCACCCAGGCGCAGGCGGAAGGCTGGATCGGGCGGATTGCCGAGCAGATCGGGGACCCCTTCTGCGCCTCGAACCTCGGGGGCGTGGCCCCGCAGGCGCTGCGGGCGTCCGAGTTCAGCCTGCCCAGCATCGACTCGGTGGACAGCTTTCAGGTGAAACTCCCGGCGGGGCTGGAAGGGGCCTTCGGGCAGATGCTGGGCGCCCCGCGCACGGGCGAGGCCGCCTACCTGGGGGAGGCCACCCGCCGGATGCTCGCCAACACCGGGGCGGTGCAGAAGAACGTGTCCAAGTACAAGGCAGGCGCCAAGTATCCTGGGGGCCGGTTCGCGTCCCAGCTGCGCGACGCCGCCCGATTGATCGCCGCCGGAACTGGGCAGCGGGTGCTGTACGTCTCGCTGGGCGGCTTCGACACCCACGCCGGGCAGCGCGCCGAGCAGGACGAGCTGCTCGCTCAGCTCGCCTCGGGCCTCGCCGCCTTCCAGGCTGATCTGGAGGCGCAGGGCCTCGCGGACCGGGTGCTGGTGATGGGTTTTTCCGAGTTCGGGCGCCGGGTGGCCGAGAACGCCAGCGCGGGCACCGACCACGGCCAGGGCAGCGTGATGTTCGCCCTCGGCCAGGGGGTGAGGGGTGGCGTCCACGGCAGCAGCCCCGATCTGGAAGACCTCGCGGACGGCGACATCAAGTACCGGCAGGATTTCCGGGGCGTGTACGCCGGAGCGCTGACCGGCTGGCTGGGCCTCGACGCCCGCGAGATCCTGCGCGGCGACTTCGCGGGGCCGCCGTGGCTCGCTTGA
- a CDS encoding GNAT family N-acetyltransferase: MACTRLTGRGPRAESEQTVTARAHRGRGLATALKAHALAWAQGEGFTHASTGGTVLNLPMLRVNTRLGYVPEALWVTWERRL; this comes from the coding sequence GTGGCCTGCACGCGGCTGACCGGGCGCGGCCCCAGGGCCGAGAGTGAACAGACCGTGACCGCCCGTGCCCACCGGGGCCGGGGCCTCGCCACCGCCCTGAAGGCGCACGCGCTCGCCTGGGCGCAGGGGGAGGGCTTCACCCACGCCAGCACCGGCGGCACGGTGCTCAACCTGCCCATGCTGCGGGTCAACACCCGGCTGGGGTACGTCCCGGAAGCCCTGTGGGTGACCTGGGAACGTCGGCTGTAG
- a CDS encoding metal-dependent transcriptional regulator, with amino-acid sequence MTPRTLSPSAEDYLKHLYVLGQRGKVNTQALAGALGVVPASATGMLRKLHEQGLVDHAPYQGAELTSEGQQAALEVLRHHRLLELFLHRALGVPLDEVHEEAERLEHALSERLEARIAAWLGDPTFDPHGDPIPTLEGELPARAERRLSQLAPGEAATVARVPDGDPAQLRALVAAGLTPGAALTLRQVDAALGTLTVELAAGRPLTLALGVAAQVQVHAEHRHEDSNPGDPA; translated from the coding sequence ATGACCCCCCGCACGCTCTCGCCCTCTGCCGAGGACTATCTCAAACACCTGTATGTGCTGGGCCAGCGCGGCAAGGTGAACACGCAGGCGCTGGCCGGGGCGCTGGGCGTGGTGCCTGCCAGCGCGACCGGAATGCTGCGCAAGCTGCACGAGCAGGGGCTGGTCGACCACGCGCCGTACCAGGGCGCGGAGCTGACCAGCGAGGGCCAGCAGGCCGCGCTGGAGGTGCTGCGTCACCACCGCCTGCTCGAACTCTTCCTGCACCGGGCGCTGGGCGTGCCGCTCGACGAGGTCCACGAGGAGGCCGAGCGGCTGGAGCACGCGCTGTCCGAGCGGCTCGAAGCCCGCATCGCCGCGTGGCTGGGCGACCCCACCTTCGACCCGCACGGGGACCCCATCCCGACCCTGGAGGGCGAGCTGCCCGCCCGCGCCGAGCGCCGCCTCTCGCAGCTCGCGCCGGGCGAGGCCGCCACCGTGGCCCGGGTGCCCGACGGCGACCCCGCGCAACTGCGGGCGCTGGTGGCGGCGGGCCTGACGCCGGGCGCGGCCCTCACGCTGCGGCAGGTGGACGCGGCGCTGGGCACGCTGACGGTCGAACTGGCCGCAGGCCGGCCGCTCACGCTGGCGCTGGGTGTGGCCGCACAGGTGCAGGTTCACGCGGAACACCGTCACGAGGACAGCAACCCCGGGGACCCGGCATGA
- the tkt gene encoding transketolase codes for MTAIQQGVEQLSVNTMRTLAIDAVQAANSGHPGAPLGASPMAYVLWQRFLRHNPQNPEWAGRDRFVLSAGHASMLIYSLLHLTGYDMPLEDLRRFRQWGSKTPGHPEFFHTKGLDATTGPLGQGAAMSVGMAMAEAHLAARYNRPGFPVFGNHVYSILGDGDLQEGINHESAALAGHLKLGKLIWLHDDNAVQLDTATDKAESEDTAARYRAYGWEVLRVEDGNDLDGIEAAIRQARENPDQPTLIQVRTVIGFGSPRAGTSKAHGEPLGAEGVAETKAALGWTFPPFTVPDEVRTHMDARERGAAQEAEWQTMLDRYAAEHPELAAEVLALLKRELPANLADALPSFEVGGKGVATRNASGEVINALAGVVPGLMGGSADLSGSTKTTIKDGGTLEPGHYGGRNVYFGVREFGMAAAANGLALYGGPRPLVGTFLVFADYLKPAFRLSAIQMQPVTYVLTHDSIGLGEDGPTHQPIEQLAMLRAVPGAHVIRPADANETAAAWLMALEYGKGPTALALSRQDLPVLPRNIEGVKKGAYVIRDAENAAVVLVASGSEVSLALDAAEALAAAGTQARVVSMPCMEVFREQDRSYRDSVLTPGVPRVAIEAASKSPWYEWVGEGGAVIGMDTFGASAPASVLMEKFGFNVENVVKVVQGVL; via the coding sequence ATGACAGCCATCCAACAGGGCGTGGAACAGCTCAGCGTCAACACCATGCGGACGCTCGCCATCGACGCGGTGCAGGCCGCCAACAGCGGGCACCCCGGCGCGCCGCTGGGCGCCTCCCCGATGGCCTACGTGCTGTGGCAGCGCTTCTTGCGCCACAACCCGCAAAACCCCGAGTGGGCGGGCCGCGACCGCTTCGTGCTGTCGGCGGGCCACGCCTCCATGCTGATCTACTCGCTGCTGCACCTCACCGGCTACGACATGCCGCTGGAGGACCTGAGGCGCTTTCGGCAGTGGGGCTCCAAGACGCCCGGCCACCCCGAGTTCTTCCACACCAAGGGGCTGGACGCGACCACCGGGCCGCTGGGCCAGGGCGCGGCGATGTCGGTGGGCATGGCGATGGCGGAGGCGCACCTCGCCGCGCGCTACAACCGCCCCGGCTTCCCGGTCTTTGGCAACCACGTCTATTCCATCCTGGGTGACGGCGACCTCCAGGAAGGGATCAACCACGAGTCGGCGGCGCTGGCCGGGCACCTGAAACTCGGCAAGCTGATCTGGCTGCACGACGACAACGCGGTGCAGCTCGACACCGCGACCGACAAGGCCGAGTCCGAGGACACCGCCGCCCGCTACCGCGCCTACGGGTGGGAGGTGCTGCGCGTGGAGGACGGCAACGACCTGGACGGGATCGAGGCCGCGATCCGTCAGGCCCGCGAGAACCCGGACCAGCCCACCCTGATCCAGGTCCGCACCGTGATCGGCTTCGGCAGCCCCCGCGCGGGCACCTCCAAGGCGCACGGCGAGCCGCTGGGCGCGGAGGGCGTGGCCGAGACCAAAGCGGCGCTGGGCTGGACCTTCCCGCCCTTCACCGTGCCGGACGAGGTCAGGACTCATATGGACGCCCGCGAACGCGGCGCCGCGCAGGAGGCCGAGTGGCAGACGATGCTGGACCGCTACGCCGCCGAGCACCCCGAGCTGGCCGCCGAGGTCCTGGCCCTGCTCAAGCGCGAACTGCCCGCGAACCTCGCGGACGCCCTGCCGAGCTTCGAGGTCGGCGGCAAGGGTGTCGCCACCCGCAATGCCAGCGGCGAGGTCATCAACGCGCTGGCGGGGGTCGTCCCCGGCCTGATGGGCGGCAGCGCGGACCTGTCGGGCAGCACCAAGACCACCATCAAGGACGGCGGCACGCTGGAACCCGGCCACTACGGGGGCCGCAACGTCTACTTCGGGGTGCGCGAGTTCGGCATGGCCGCCGCCGCCAACGGACTGGCGTTGTACGGCGGCCCGCGTCCCCTCGTCGGCACCTTCCTGGTGTTCGCCGACTACCTCAAGCCCGCCTTCCGCCTCTCCGCGATCCAGATGCAGCCCGTGACCTACGTGCTGACCCACGACTCCATCGGGCTGGGCGAGGACGGCCCCACCCACCAGCCTATCGAGCAGCTCGCCATGCTGCGCGCCGTGCCAGGTGCCCACGTCATCCGCCCCGCCGACGCCAACGAGACGGCCGCCGCCTGGCTGATGGCGCTGGAATACGGCAAGGGACCGACCGCGCTGGCCCTCTCCCGCCAGGACCTGCCGGTGCTGCCGCGCAACATCGAAGGGGTGAAAAAGGGCGCCTACGTGATCCGCGACGCCGAGAACGCGGCGGTCGTGCTGGTCGCCTCCGGCTCGGAGGTCAGCCTCGCGCTGGACGCGGCGGAGGCGCTGGCGGCGGCCGGAACGCAGGCGCGCGTCGTCTCGATGCCCTGCATGGAGGTCTTCCGTGAGCAGGACCGCTCCTACCGTGACTCGGTCCTCACGCCCGGCGTTCCCCGGGTCGCCATCGAGGCCGCCAGCAAGTCGCCCTGGTACGAGTGGGTCGGCGAAGGCGGCGCCGTGATCGGCATGGACACCTTCGGCGCGTCGGCGCCCGCCAGCGTGCTGATGGAGAAGTTTGGCTTCAACGTCGAGAACGTGGTGAAGGTGGTCCAAGGCGTGTTGTAA
- a CDS encoding transcriptional regulator: protein MRRFAASAWLGALLLAGPAQAQGQTQEASGVSPLDELTAALRQARTRAARGTVDVSVFFPPRAVPTRTARALPAVPFRPGLIAQHFRVTRAPAPATVAGRDVTRFDLVPKVGQAARWTLWVDRAWNVPLAFEERMPGGTLARRAAFSAVGSELARVQAGVPPVPPGLRAAVLAALPGLRFPPGFTPTAAGPRAGGGLEVTLSDGANVLALVLAPRDVRAAPGVVSRRVGSGGGRRFVWLVGNLPDAPLRSALAGVRGVEEARLGTLLASPDSKGQ from the coding sequence GTGAGGCGCTTTGCCGCATCCGCGTGGCTGGGCGCGCTGCTCCTCGCGGGTCCGGCCCAGGCCCAGGGGCAGACCCAGGAGGCCAGTGGGGTCAGCCCTCTGGACGAGCTGACGGCGGCGCTGCGGCAGGCACGCACGCGGGCGGCGCGCGGCACGGTGGATGTCAGCGTCTTCTTTCCGCCGCGCGCGGTGCCCACCCGCACGGCGCGGGCGCTCCCGGCCGTGCCCTTCCGCCCCGGGTTGATCGCCCAGCATTTCAGGGTGACCCGCGCCCCGGCCCCGGCCACCGTCGCGGGGCGGGACGTGACCCGCTTCGACCTCGTGCCGAAGGTCGGGCAGGCCGCCCGCTGGACGCTGTGGGTGGACCGCGCCTGGAACGTGCCGCTGGCCTTCGAGGAGCGGATGCCAGGGGGCACGCTGGCCCGCCGCGCCGCCTTCAGCGCAGTGGGTTCAGAGCTGGCGCGGGTGCAGGCCGGAGTACCGCCCGTTCCCCCCGGACTGCGCGCCGCCGTCCTGGCCGCGCTGCCGGGGCTGCGCTTTCCGCCCGGCTTCACGCCTACCGCCGCCGGACCCCGCGCGGGGGGCGGGCTGGAGGTCACCCTCAGCGACGGCGCCAACGTACTCGCGCTGGTGCTTGCCCCGAGAGACGTGCGCGCCGCGCCGGGCGTTGTCTCGCGGCGGGTCGGGAGCGGGGGCGGGCGCCGCTTCGTGTGGCTGGTCGGCAACCTGCCGGACGCGCCGCTGCGCTCGGCCCTCGCCGGGGTGCGCGGGGTCGAGGAGGCGCGGCTGGGAACTTTGCTGGCCTCGCCCGACTCCAAAGGGCAGTAA
- a CDS encoding DUF1800 domain-containing protein, with protein MPLTPLSRKLTPEDAAHLLRRTAFGATDAQIRALVGREAREVARDLLSFGNETAPGNPFDPAQAARPGAGAQLVRGAWLYELLYGPHPLRERLALTWSNHFVIGTDKVRNVPMLTGYLALLRRHAASDNFAAFTLDVARHPAMLRYLDNDQNRKGKPNENFSRELLELFTTGLGTPGRPNYSEEDVREGARALTGWTFEGGRGNDRFLEEPRFVFRPGQHDAGRKAYLGRAGNLGGEDVVRLAATHPQTALFVARKLHRAFVADTPDEAAVAGSAETFRRTNGSVRAVLEELLASEAFYARRAAIIRSPVEFIVGAVRTLGQPRLEAKQILNLAQTAGRLGQLLLEPDTVKGWDGGREWINDSTLLGRMQVAAALTLGGTAPALREQPTPLALLGQERSPLQGALGGLSPKQRTYLTLISPEFQLA; from the coding sequence ATGCCCCTGACCCCCCTTTCCCGCAAGCTCACCCCTGAGGACGCCGCGCACCTGCTGCGGCGCACCGCCTTCGGCGCGACCGACGCCCAGATTCGCGCGCTCGTCGGCCGGGAGGCCCGCGAGGTCGCCCGCGACCTTCTCTCCTTCGGCAACGAGACCGCGCCCGGCAATCCCTTCGACCCGGCGCAGGCGGCCCGCCCCGGCGCCGGAGCGCAGCTCGTGCGCGGCGCGTGGCTGTACGAACTGCTCTACGGTCCCCACCCCCTGCGCGAGCGGCTGGCCCTGACCTGGAGCAACCATTTCGTGATCGGCACCGACAAGGTGCGGAACGTACCCATGCTGACCGGGTATCTGGCGCTGCTGCGGCGCCACGCGGCTTCCGACAACTTCGCGGCCTTCACGCTCGACGTGGCCCGGCACCCCGCGATGCTGCGGTACCTCGACAACGACCAGAACCGCAAGGGCAAGCCCAACGAGAACTTCAGCCGCGAGCTGCTGGAACTGTTCACGACCGGCCTCGGCACGCCGGGACGGCCCAATTACAGCGAGGAGGACGTGCGCGAGGGGGCGCGGGCGCTGACGGGGTGGACTTTCGAGGGCGGGCGCGGCAACGACCGCTTTCTGGAAGAACCGCGCTTCGTCTTTCGCCCCGGTCAGCATGACGCGGGCCGCAAAGCCTACCTAGGCCGGGCGGGGAACCTCGGCGGCGAGGACGTGGTCCGCCTCGCGGCGACCCATCCGCAGACAGCCCTGTTCGTGGCGCGCAAGCTGCACCGCGCCTTCGTGGCCGACACGCCCGACGAGGCGGCGGTGGCGGGCAGCGCCGAGACCTTCCGGCGCACGAACGGGAGCGTCCGCGCCGTGCTGGAGGAACTGCTCGCCAGCGAGGCTTTTTACGCCCGCCGCGCGGCGATCATCCGCAGCCCGGTCGAGTTCATCGTGGGGGCGGTGCGGACGCTGGGGCAGCCGAGGCTGGAGGCCAAACAGATTCTGAACCTCGCCCAGACGGCCGGGCGCCTGGGCCAGTTGCTGCTGGAACCCGACACCGTGAAGGGCTGGGACGGGGGCCGCGAGTGGATCAACGACTCCACCCTGCTGGGGCGGATGCAGGTCGCGGCGGCCCTGACGCTGGGGGGCACGGCCCCGGCGCTCCGCGAACAGCCCACCCCGCTCGCCCTGCTGGGCCAGGAGCGCTCGCCGCTTCAGGGGGCGCTCGGCGGCCTCAGCCCCAAGCAGCGCACCTACCTGACTTTAATCAGCCCCGAATTCCAGCTCGCCTGA
- a CDS encoding RNA polymerase sigma factor produces MNTLTDPQLVPLAAHPGPHREAAFEALVRRHSPRIHRVAAGMVGPGAADDVVQEVWISVYRHLAGFRAGAQFTTWLHRITLNACHRALAARSHLPLDEAPEPASPHSPVRAGEQADLRARLAWALRQLPPEQRDAVTLRELGGLDYAEIAGVLGVEPGTVKSRLHRGRAALRGLLSGAGVTP; encoded by the coding sequence TTGAACACCCTCACCGACCCCCAACTCGTGCCGCTGGCGGCGCACCCCGGCCCCCACCGGGAGGCGGCCTTCGAGGCGCTGGTGCGGCGGCACTCGCCCCGGATTCACCGGGTGGCGGCGGGGATGGTGGGGCCGGGCGCCGCCGACGACGTGGTGCAGGAGGTGTGGATCAGCGTGTACCGCCATCTGGCCGGTTTTCGCGCGGGGGCGCAGTTCACGACCTGGCTGCACCGGATCACCCTCAACGCCTGTCACCGGGCGCTGGCGGCGCGCTCCCATCTGCCGCTGGACGAGGCCCCCGAACCCGCCTCGCCCCACAGCCCGGTGCGGGCCGGGGAGCAGGCCGACCTGCGCGCCCGGCTGGCCTGGGCCTTGCGCCAGCTGCCGCCCGAGCAGCGTGACGCCGTGACCCTGCGCGAACTGGGGGGCCTGGACTACGCCGAGATCGCGGGGGTGCTGGGCGTGGAGCCAGGCACCGTCAAGAGCCGCCTCCACCGGGGCCGCGCGGCGCTGCGTGGGCTGCTCAGCGGCGCCGGGGTCACGCCATGA
- a CDS encoding SDR family oxidoreductase, whose product MTNSGKGQNDKPETASTGDYPQETPVETQGTQPGSEAEMNVQPVVIREDYRGSGKLEGKVALITGGDSGIGRAVAVHFAREGADVAILYLDEHQDAQDTVAMVEAEGRRAVAIAGDIGDVAFARQAVEQTVEQLGQLDILVNNAAEQHEQKSITNITPEQLERTFRTNIFGMFYLTQAAMPHLKEGSVIINTTSITAYKGSPELMDYASTKGAIVAFTRSLSQNLAEKKIRVNAVAPGPIWTPLIPATISEDKLASDWGETPLGRPGQPAEVAPAYVFLASDDSSYFSGQVLHPNGGTVVGG is encoded by the coding sequence ATGACCAATTCCGGAAAGGGCCAGAACGACAAACCCGAAACCGCCTCCACCGGGGACTACCCGCAGGAAACGCCCGTCGAGACGCAGGGCACCCAGCCCGGCAGCGAGGCCGAGATGAACGTCCAGCCAGTCGTCATCCGCGAGGACTACCGGGGCAGCGGCAAGCTGGAGGGCAAGGTCGCTCTGATCACCGGGGGCGACAGCGGGATCGGGCGGGCGGTCGCCGTGCATTTCGCCCGCGAGGGCGCCGACGTGGCGATCCTTTACCTCGACGAGCACCAGGACGCGCAGGACACGGTGGCGATGGTGGAGGCCGAGGGCCGCCGGGCCGTTGCCATCGCGGGCGACATCGGGGACGTGGCCTTCGCCCGGCAGGCGGTTGAGCAGACGGTCGAGCAACTGGGCCAGCTCGATATCCTGGTCAACAACGCCGCCGAGCAGCACGAGCAAAAGAGCATCACTAACATCACGCCTGAGCAACTGGAGCGCACCTTCCGTACCAACATCTTCGGGATGTTCTACCTGACGCAGGCCGCGATGCCGCACCTGAAAGAAGGCTCGGTCATCATCAACACGACCAGCATCACCGCCTACAAGGGCAGCCCGGAGCTGATGGACTACGCCTCGACCAAGGGCGCCATCGTGGCCTTTACCCGCAGCCTCAGCCAGAACCTCGCGGAAAAGAAGATCCGCGTGAACGCCGTGGCTCCCGGCCCGATCTGGACGCCCTTGATTCCCGCCACCATCAGCGAGGACAAGCTGGCGAGCGACTGGGGCGAGACGCCCCTGGGCCGCCCCGGTCAGCCTGCCGAGGTGGCGCCCGCCTACGTGTTCCTGGCGTCGGACGACTCCTCGTACTTCTCCGGGCAGGTCCTGCACCCCAACGGGGGCACGGTCGTCGGCGGCTGA
- a CDS encoding GNAT family N-acetyltransferase, which produces MSAASAVPVRPARPHDAFLAVLLNNSSQEPHFHGTAARLAGALEGEAHGSVVAETAGRLTGLGTLWLPDFHPTHAWVGLHLHPDHRADGTPAALLEALAAQARAAGRERLWASVRTDYLPSWPDLPALGFRKVHRTFGGGFHLRGWAANTARLEAELERQGYTFTPAAPFRDDPRLGTLYALTREDKVNAAPTIPPAAERLPDGDALWDAAWLAWQGETLVGLALPERSRLAAWNAVLTVHPGHRRRGLATALLARVARRLQAQDVPFLNVAGSGRDAAYLGVLRRLGAHLEPDWVAWERDV; this is translated from the coding sequence ATGAGCGCCGCTTCCGCTGTCCCCGTCCGCCCGGCCCGGCCCCACGACGCTTTTCTCGCCGTGCTGCTGAACAATTCGTCGCAGGAGCCGCACTTTCACGGCACGGCGGCGCGGCTGGCGGGGGCGCTGGAGGGCGAGGCCCACGGCTCCGTGGTGGCCGAAACGGCGGGTCGCCTGACGGGCCTGGGCACGCTCTGGCTGCCGGACTTCCACCCCACCCACGCCTGGGTGGGCCTGCACCTGCACCCCGACCACCGCGCGGACGGCACCCCGGCGGCGCTGCTGGAGGCGCTCGCCGCGCAGGCCCGCGCCGCCGGGCGGGAGCGGCTGTGGGCCAGCGTCCGCACGGATTACCTGCCGAGCTGGCCCGACCTGCCCGCGCTGGGCTTCCGTAAGGTGCACCGCACCTTCGGCGGGGGGTTCCACCTGCGCGGGTGGGCGGCGAACACCGCCCGGCTGGAGGCCGAACTGGAGCGGCAGGGCTACACCTTCACGCCCGCCGCCCCTTTCCGGGACGACCCCCGTCTGGGCACCCTGTACGCCCTGACCCGGGAGGACAAGGTCAACGCCGCGCCGACCATCCCGCCCGCCGCCGAGAGGCTGCCGGACGGGGACGCTCTCTGGGACGCCGCGTGGTTGGCCTGGCAGGGCGAGACGCTGGTGGGCCTCGCCCTGCCGGAGCGGTCGCGGCTGGCCGCCTGGAACGCCGTGTTGACCGTGCATCCGGGGCACCGCCGCCGGGGCCTGGCGACGGCGCTGCTGGCCCGGGTCGCGCGCCGCCTGCAAGCCCAGGACGTGCCCTTCCTGAACGTGGCGGGCAGCGGGCGGGACGCGGCGTACCTGGGCGTGTTGCGGCGGCTGGGCGCGCACCTCGAACCCGACTGGGTCGCCTGGGAACGGGACGTGTGA